A single genomic interval of Mycolicibacterium sp. MU0053 harbors:
- a CDS encoding NAD(P)H-dependent flavin oxidoreductase has product MKTPICEQYGIDFPLFAFSHCRDVVAAVTNAGGLGVLGGTAYTPEQLEQELTWIDEQVRGKPYGVDIIVPAKYEGKGEGVTGAQLADRIPEKYKTYVDELLASHGIPVKEDRRLGGSSLSGDTGEALLDVALRHPIKLMANALGVPPDYMIEAGRSAGVPVAALVGAKEHAIKQVNAGVDLIVAQGTEAGGHCGEVSTLVLVPEVLAALAEMGSDTPVLAAGGIVTGKQMAGCVAMGAAGAWTGSVWLTTEEAETAPYTVQKFLAASSRDTIRSAGRTGKPSRQLVSDWTDAWAPNEGAQKPLPLPLQSMLVESELRRVDKLAASGHEGAQALATYFVGQGVGLMNKVKPAREVVLEFIEDYVAAAERLAGSLAE; this is encoded by the coding sequence ATGAAGACACCGATTTGCGAGCAGTACGGCATCGACTTCCCCCTCTTCGCCTTCAGCCACTGCCGCGACGTCGTCGCGGCGGTCACCAACGCGGGTGGGCTCGGCGTGCTGGGTGGCACCGCGTACACGCCCGAGCAGCTCGAGCAGGAGCTCACCTGGATCGACGAGCAGGTCCGGGGCAAGCCCTACGGCGTGGACATCATCGTGCCGGCCAAGTACGAGGGCAAGGGCGAGGGCGTCACGGGTGCCCAACTCGCCGATCGGATCCCCGAGAAGTACAAGACCTACGTCGACGAACTGCTGGCCAGCCACGGCATCCCGGTCAAGGAGGATCGTCGGCTCGGCGGCAGCAGCCTGTCCGGGGACACCGGCGAGGCACTGTTGGACGTGGCGCTTCGGCACCCCATCAAGCTGATGGCCAACGCGCTGGGGGTGCCGCCGGACTACATGATCGAGGCGGGCCGCTCCGCCGGTGTTCCGGTGGCCGCGCTGGTGGGCGCCAAGGAGCATGCGATCAAGCAGGTCAACGCGGGTGTGGACCTGATCGTCGCCCAGGGCACCGAGGCCGGCGGGCACTGCGGTGAGGTGTCCACCCTGGTGCTGGTGCCGGAGGTACTGGCCGCCCTCGCGGAGATGGGCAGCGACACACCGGTGCTCGCGGCCGGCGGCATCGTGACCGGCAAGCAGATGGCGGGCTGCGTCGCGATGGGAGCGGCGGGTGCGTGGACCGGTTCGGTGTGGCTGACGACCGAAGAGGCCGAGACCGCGCCGTACACCGTGCAGAAGTTTCTGGCGGCCTCCTCGCGCGACACCATCAGGTCGGCCGGGCGCACCGGAAAGCCGTCGCGCCAATTGGTTTCGGACTGGACCGATGCGTGGGCGCCCAACGAGGGGGCGCAGAAGCCGCTGCCCCTGCCGCTGCAGTCGATGCTCGTCGAATCCGAACTGCGGCGGGTGGACAAGCTGGCCGCCTCGGGTCACGAGGGCGCCCAGGCGTTGGCGACCTACTTCGTCGGCCAAGGGGTCGGCCTGATGAACAAGGTCAAGCCCGCGCGCGAGGTGGTGCTGGAGTTCATCGAGGACTACGTGGCCGCGGCCGAGCGCCTGGCCGGCTCGCTGGCGGAGTAG
- a CDS encoding MSMEG_1061 family FMN-dependent PPOX-type flavoprotein: protein MRREVSTAEDLREIVGHPNEYVANKVGRKLAPIHRDWLAHSPLGFVATTDADGRVDVSPKGDPSGFVQVIDETTIAIPERPGNKRVDGYLNVLQRPQVGTLFVIPGRGDTLRINGRATVLADADYFDAMSIAGKRPLLALEIAVEEVFFHCARAFLRADAWVPESWNPTALPSVAQMAQALRTGMSLAELEAYYNEDNMRTMLY, encoded by the coding sequence ATGCGTCGTGAAGTCAGCACCGCCGAAGACCTGCGCGAGATCGTGGGCCACCCCAACGAGTACGTCGCCAACAAGGTCGGCCGCAAGCTGGCGCCCATCCACCGGGACTGGCTGGCCCATTCGCCGCTGGGTTTCGTGGCCACCACCGACGCCGACGGGCGCGTCGACGTCTCCCCGAAGGGTGATCCGTCGGGCTTCGTCCAGGTGATCGACGAGACCACCATCGCCATTCCGGAACGCCCGGGCAACAAGCGCGTCGACGGCTATCTGAACGTGCTGCAGCGACCACAGGTCGGCACGCTGTTCGTCATCCCCGGTCGCGGCGACACCCTGCGGATCAACGGTCGGGCCACGGTGCTGGCCGACGCCGACTACTTCGACGCCATGAGCATCGCCGGCAAGCGACCGCTGCTGGCACTCGAAATCGCCGTCGAAGAGGTGTTCTTCCACTGCGCGCGGGCCTTCCTGCGCGCCGACGCATGGGTACCGGAGAGCTGGAATCCGACCGCACTGCCCAGCGTGGCGCAGATGGCGCAGGCGCTGCGGACCGGCATGAGCCTGGCCGAGTTGGAGGCCTACTACAACGAGGACAACATGCGCACAATGCTGTACTGA
- a CDS encoding branched-chain amino acid transporter permease encodes MPDNGYIAVLVLVAAAITWLLRALPFAGLAPMRHSVLVKYLGLHMPLGVMVMLVIYTLRPGAVAGGLDLLWLVIAVVVTAGLHWWRGHALLSILVGTAVYVALMSVW; translated from the coding sequence GTGCCCGACAACGGCTACATCGCGGTGCTGGTGCTGGTCGCCGCGGCCATCACCTGGCTGCTGCGGGCGCTGCCGTTCGCCGGGCTGGCGCCGATGCGCCACAGCGTGCTGGTGAAGTACCTCGGCCTGCACATGCCGCTCGGGGTCATGGTGATGCTGGTGATCTACACGCTGCGCCCCGGGGCGGTGGCGGGCGGACTGGACCTGCTGTGGCTGGTGATCGCCGTCGTCGTCACCGCGGGACTGCACTGGTGGCGCGGTCACGCCCTGCTGAGCATCCTGGTCGGCACCGCGGTGTACGTGGCGCTGATGTCGGTGTGGTGA
- a CDS encoding AzlC family ABC transporter permease — translation MSDRPPRHTLRDVLGLTVPIGLAFIPLGMALGVLVVNAGLDWWWAPVFAAVIYAGSLEFLMVGLAATGAPVATVALTAFIVNSRHVFYALSFPLERVRGWWVKLFSTYAMSDEAYAVAVSPEAATWTTRPIVTMQLFLQGLWVTAAALGALVGTALPIDRLEGLDFALTALFIVLAIEAYRQRPDRLTALTAAACAIAAWIVVPGQLLLVAFTAFTTALVVRFWRRPAGVG, via the coding sequence ATGTCCGATCGTCCACCCCGGCACACCCTGCGCGACGTGTTGGGGCTCACGGTGCCGATTGGGCTGGCGTTCATCCCGTTGGGGATGGCGCTGGGGGTGCTGGTGGTGAACGCGGGACTGGACTGGTGGTGGGCCCCGGTGTTCGCCGCGGTGATCTACGCCGGCTCGCTGGAATTCCTGATGGTGGGCCTGGCCGCGACCGGTGCGCCGGTGGCGACCGTGGCATTGACGGCGTTCATCGTGAACTCGCGGCACGTGTTCTACGCGCTGTCGTTTCCGCTGGAGCGGGTCCGCGGCTGGTGGGTGAAGCTGTTCAGCACCTACGCGATGTCCGATGAGGCCTACGCGGTGGCGGTGAGCCCGGAGGCCGCGACGTGGACCACCCGGCCGATCGTGACCATGCAGCTGTTTCTGCAGGGGCTCTGGGTGACGGCCGCGGCGCTGGGCGCCCTGGTGGGGACGGCGCTGCCCATCGATCGGCTCGAGGGGTTGGACTTCGCGCTCACCGCGCTGTTCATCGTGCTGGCGATCGAGGCGTACCGGCAACGACCGGACCGGTTGACGGCGCTGACGGCCGCGGCGTGCGCGATCGCCGCCTGGATCGTGGTGCCCGGGCAGCTGCTGTTGGTGGCGTTCACGGCGTTCACCACCGCGCTCGTGGTGCGGTTCTGGCGGCGCCCGGCCGGGGTGGGCTGA
- a CDS encoding sensor histidine kinase: MPDDLIKIVGLALACSVPVVLAGTLLIRLARSWSLAASMVALVLIPLAATFTGVLGVSGFMMSDTPAKTAVVVVIVSVVTIPAAVMLGRYQARRTVWEREIRDAERAAEDSRRKLVAFVSHDLRTPLAGIRTVAEALSDGLVDPEDIPQHAKHIEQESIRVSEMVEDLFEMSKINAGAIAPATDLVELDQVIDDVAAAYQLVAQRAEVALRTVLPTEPIRVVGSHRDLTRVLSNLVANAIAHTPERGSVTMTLGCDDDAAWIRVDDTGSGIHDGSLARVFDLAYRGSNERVPRSDPSLPNGSGLGLAIAAGLITAHRGTIAARNTDTGARFEVRLPSDC; this comes from the coding sequence GTGCCGGATGACCTGATCAAGATCGTCGGGCTGGCGCTGGCCTGCTCGGTGCCCGTGGTGCTCGCCGGCACCCTGCTGATCCGGCTGGCGCGGTCCTGGTCCTTGGCGGCCAGCATGGTGGCACTGGTGCTGATCCCGTTGGCCGCCACCTTCACCGGGGTGCTGGGCGTCAGCGGTTTCATGATGAGCGACACGCCGGCCAAGACGGCCGTGGTGGTGGTGATCGTGTCGGTGGTGACGATCCCGGCGGCGGTCATGCTGGGCCGCTATCAGGCGCGACGCACGGTGTGGGAGCGCGAGATTCGCGATGCCGAACGCGCCGCCGAGGACTCTCGGCGCAAGCTGGTCGCGTTCGTCAGCCACGATCTGCGCACCCCGCTGGCCGGAATCCGGACGGTGGCCGAGGCGCTCTCCGATGGCCTGGTGGATCCCGAGGACATTCCCCAGCACGCCAAACACATTGAGCAGGAATCGATTCGGGTTTCCGAGATGGTCGAGGACCTGTTCGAGATGTCCAAGATCAACGCCGGCGCCATTGCACCGGCGACCGACCTGGTGGAACTGGACCAGGTCATCGACGATGTGGCCGCCGCCTATCAACTCGTCGCCCAGCGCGCCGAGGTGGCGTTGCGCACGGTGCTGCCCACCGAACCGATCCGCGTCGTCGGTAGCCACCGCGACCTGACCCGGGTGTTGTCGAATCTGGTCGCCAACGCCATTGCCCACACCCCGGAGCGGGGCTCGGTGACCATGACGCTCGGCTGCGACGACGACGCCGCCTGGATCCGGGTGGACGACACCGGCTCCGGTATCCACGACGGGTCGCTGGCCCGGGTCTTCGACCTCGCCTATCGCGGATCCAACGAGCGGGTGCCGCGCTCGGATCCCTCGCTGCCCAACGGTTCCGGGCTGGGGTTGGCGATCGCGGCCGGCCTGATCACGGCCCACCGCGGCACGATAGCGGCGCGCAACACCGACACGGGCGCCCGGTTCGAGGTGCGGCTACCGTCGGACTGCTGA
- a CDS encoding response regulator transcription factor yields the protein MTTRVLVADDDLVVRDMVRRYLERDGMVVSVAGDGLQALRLLENERVDLAVIDVLLPGCNGLTLVRRLRQGGDFSVPVILLTALGEEDDRIAGLEAGADDYVTKPFSPRELALRVRSLLRRAPGTAAQPAGELTAGAITVSTTARAVTVDGEPVGLTNREFDLLLFFLTHRETVFSRQELLNQVWHWDYGDLSTVTVHVKRLRAKLGDHHRIHTVWGRGYFWRNHAAIRNADSHRAG from the coding sequence ATGACCACGCGGGTTCTCGTAGCCGACGACGACCTCGTCGTCCGCGACATGGTGCGCCGGTACCTGGAACGCGACGGCATGGTGGTTTCGGTGGCCGGCGACGGCCTGCAGGCGCTGCGGCTGCTGGAGAACGAGCGGGTCGACCTGGCGGTCATCGACGTCCTGCTACCCGGCTGCAACGGTCTGACGTTGGTGCGGCGTCTGCGCCAGGGGGGCGACTTCAGCGTCCCGGTGATCCTGTTGACCGCGCTGGGCGAGGAGGACGACCGCATCGCCGGCCTGGAGGCCGGCGCCGACGACTACGTGACCAAGCCGTTCAGCCCGCGCGAACTCGCGCTGCGGGTGCGTTCGCTGCTGCGCCGTGCCCCCGGCACCGCGGCCCAGCCCGCGGGCGAACTCACCGCCGGCGCCATCACGGTCTCCACGACGGCCCGCGCCGTCACGGTCGACGGTGAACCCGTCGGCCTGACCAACCGCGAATTCGACCTGCTGCTGTTCTTCCTCACCCACCGCGAAACGGTGTTCAGCCGCCAGGAGTTGCTCAACCAGGTGTGGCATTGGGACTACGGCGATCTTTCGACCGTGACCGTGCACGTGAAGCGGCTGCGCGCGAAGCTCGGCGACCATCACCGCATCCACACGGTGTGGGGCCGCGGCTACTTCTGGCGGAACCACGCCGCCATCCGGAACGCCGACAGTCACCGTGCCGGATGA
- a CDS encoding Clp protease N-terminal domain-containing protein translates to MFERFSRSARAAVVLAQEEARDLGAGEIGPEHLLVGALQSAGEDLAAVFAGYGLTADGVRARLAADDSAVSEDDAEALRAIGIDLHAVREAVSASFGPGAFDAALGKSGRRRRRRGHLPFNRSAKKSLELALREALAHKSKEIRTEHVVLGIVRAGDRYTLSVITEHVYVVQLRAAIVGLLNQAA, encoded by the coding sequence ATGTTCGAGCGGTTCAGCCGCAGCGCTCGCGCCGCCGTCGTGCTGGCGCAGGAGGAGGCGCGCGACCTCGGTGCCGGCGAAATCGGACCGGAGCATCTGTTGGTGGGCGCGTTGCAAAGCGCGGGGGAGGACCTGGCCGCGGTGTTCGCCGGTTACGGGCTGACGGCCGACGGGGTGCGCGCCCGGCTCGCGGCCGACGATTCCGCCGTCTCCGAGGATGACGCCGAGGCGTTGCGTGCGATCGGCATCGATCTGCACGCCGTCCGCGAGGCGGTCAGCGCGTCCTTCGGTCCGGGGGCCTTCGACGCCGCCCTGGGCAAATCCGGGCGCCGCCGACGCCGACGCGGGCACCTGCCGTTCAACCGGTCGGCCAAGAAGTCGCTCGAGCTTGCCCTTCGGGAAGCCTTGGCGCACAAGAGCAAAGAGATCCGCACCGAACACGTGGTGCTCGGCATCGTGCGGGCCGGGGACCGCTACACCCTGAGCGTCATCACCGAGCACGTCTACGTCGTGCAGTTGCGCGCCGCGATTGTCGGGCTGCTCAACCAGGCCGCCTGA
- a CDS encoding helix-turn-helix domain-containing protein — protein MTAVPEPEDAGLDQALGDIDPAVGLRAVGALQRLQERLEALHVANAREQGWSWQAIADALDVSRQAVHQKYNRRR, from the coding sequence ATGACTGCTGTCCCGGAACCGGAGGACGCGGGTCTCGATCAGGCGCTCGGCGACATCGATCCCGCCGTCGGATTGCGCGCGGTGGGTGCGTTGCAGCGGCTGCAGGAACGGCTCGAGGCGCTGCACGTCGCCAACGCCCGGGAGCAGGGGTGGAGCTGGCAGGCCATCGCCGACGCGCTCGATGTCAGCCGGCAGGCCGTCCACCAGAAGTACAACCGGAGGAGGTAG
- the menE gene encoding o-succinylbenzoate--CoA ligase: MAALSAVLDGSATPVLPVPGGDLRQYELLTTSLRVGEEIDDDVALVVPTSGTTGTPKGAMLTAPALIASATATHDRLGGPGTWLLALPPHHIAGVQVLIRSVVAGTTPVEIDVSAGFDVAALPAAVSALMMGSGRKYASLVGVQLAKALAEPAAGAALAQLDAVLLGGGPAPAWVLESAAVAGISVVRSYGMSETAGGCVYDGLPLDGVRVRIDDDDRIVLGGSTLAKGYRNPTTPDPFGEPGWFRTDDIGALDDSGVLRVLGRADDAISTGGLTVLPQPVEAALNTHPDVVDCAVFGLPDERLGQRVAVAVVLAEAAAAPTVAELREHITQTLDPTAAPREVHIVDEVPRLGIGKVDRRALVQRFSIG, from the coding sequence GCTGTTGACAACGTCTTTGCGGGTCGGCGAGGAGATCGACGACGATGTCGCGCTGGTGGTGCCCACCTCCGGCACGACGGGCACCCCCAAGGGGGCGATGCTCACCGCGCCGGCGCTGATCGCCAGCGCCACGGCCACCCACGACCGCCTGGGCGGTCCGGGCACCTGGCTGCTGGCGCTGCCCCCGCACCACATCGCCGGCGTGCAGGTGCTGATCCGCAGCGTGGTGGCGGGAACCACCCCCGTCGAGATCGACGTATCGGCCGGCTTCGACGTCGCCGCGCTGCCGGCGGCGGTGTCCGCGCTGATGATGGGTTCGGGCCGCAAGTACGCCTCGTTGGTCGGTGTGCAGTTGGCCAAGGCACTGGCCGAACCGGCCGCCGGCGCCGCGCTGGCGCAGTTGGATGCCGTGCTGCTCGGTGGCGGACCGGCCCCGGCCTGGGTGCTGGAAAGCGCTGCGGTGGCGGGAATTTCGGTGGTGCGCAGCTACGGGATGAGCGAAACCGCCGGTGGTTGCGTCTACGACGGGCTGCCGCTGGACGGCGTCCGCGTCCGCATCGACGACGACGACCGCATTGTGCTGGGCGGGTCGACGCTGGCCAAGGGCTATCGCAACCCCACCACCCCCGACCCGTTCGGCGAGCCCGGCTGGTTCCGCACCGACGACATTGGCGCCCTTGACGATTCGGGGGTGCTGCGGGTCCTCGGCCGCGCCGACGACGCGATCAGCACCGGGGGCCTGACGGTGCTGCCGCAGCCCGTCGAGGCGGCCTTGAACACCCATCCCGACGTGGTCGACTGCGCGGTGTTCGGCCTCCCCGACGAACGGCTGGGCCAACGGGTCGCGGTGGCCGTCGTGCTGGCCGAGGCCGCCGCGGCGCCCACCGTCGCCGAACTGCGCGAGCACATCACCCAAACCCTGGACCCCACCGCGGCCCCGCGGGAGGTCCACATCGTCGACGAGGTGCCGCGGCTGGGCATCGGCAAGGTGGACCGGCGGGCCTTGGTGCAGCGCTTCTCCATCGGCTGA
- a CDS encoding S-methyl-5'-thioadenosine phosphorylase (Catalyzes the reversible phosphorolysis of 5'-deoxy-5'- methylthioadenosine (MTA) to adenine and 5-methylthio-D-ribose-1- phosphate), with translation MLGVIGGRGFYSFFGTDARTVTLDTPYGLPSGPITFGIVGDREVAFLPRHGHHRENSPHAVPYRANMWALRSLGVRRIFGPCTVGSRTATLRPGAVVVPDPYCPGLRSAVTGLGEVADGGTLINLTGCPESALAREFEMCYAAIALVADPDAESQHHPRPFQRLVFDALGRVTGTGTCAHCRTHVDLMRPVELP, from the coding sequence ATGCTCGGAGTCATCGGGGGCCGCGGCTTCTACTCGTTCTTCGGCACGGACGCGCGTACCGTCACCCTCGATACGCCCTACGGGCTGCCCAGCGGGCCCATCACCTTCGGCATCGTCGGCGATCGCGAAGTGGCCTTCCTGCCCCGCCACGGCCACCACCGCGAGAACTCGCCGCACGCGGTGCCCTACCGCGCCAACATGTGGGCGTTGCGCTCCCTGGGGGTGCGGCGGATCTTCGGGCCGTGCACGGTGGGCAGCCGCACTGCAACGTTGCGACCGGGTGCCGTCGTCGTGCCGGACCCGTACTGTCCGGGACTGCGGTCGGCGGTGACCGGGTTGGGCGAGGTCGCCGACGGCGGCACCCTGATCAACCTGACCGGCTGTCCGGAGTCGGCGCTGGCCCGTGAATTCGAAATGTGTTACGCGGCCATCGCATTGGTGGCCGACCCGGACGCCGAATCCCAACACCACCCGAGGCCGTTCCAGCGGCTGGTGTTCGATGCCCTGGGCCGGGTGACCGGCACCGGGACCTGCGCGCACTGCCGCACCCACGTGGACCTGATGCGGCCCGTTGAACTGCCCTGA
- a CDS encoding phosphotransferase, with product MGRPLLQARSALGLVGHLGRGVQRVATDAVLGSRLGAPRAVEDLDAATLTKIIGRRVTDVAVLDGDAGTSSRARLALTGDGVPSSVFVKMPANNPATRLMGELGRLADTEVRFYRELSQELTGVPRAYGTSFDPLTGRFVIVLEDLAVGGCEFPDTLHPLSPARAGLIVELLAQLHAKFWGRLPTGRGPLDWLYTASGDSTSLLTGALMNTSVKRLADRTEIPVENGRFIIDNYRAVATLIDTPPHTVMHGDAHPGNVYFRDGAAGLLDWQAVRRGHPCRELAYTLITGMTPEDRRACQRDLLDQYRGALAAGGGPELAADDLWLRFRQGALYAYVAALITAGLGGMQVEDIAMEGLRRAVAALDDLETVAALQAAL from the coding sequence ATGGGACGTCCACTGCTGCAGGCACGGTCGGCGCTCGGCTTGGTCGGCCACCTCGGCCGCGGGGTCCAGCGGGTCGCCACCGACGCGGTCCTGGGCTCGCGGCTCGGCGCGCCGCGGGCGGTCGAGGATCTCGATGCCGCGACCCTGACCAAGATCATCGGCCGCCGAGTCACCGATGTCGCCGTGCTCGACGGTGATGCCGGCACCTCGTCGCGGGCGCGACTGGCGCTGACCGGTGACGGGGTGCCCAGCTCGGTGTTCGTCAAGATGCCCGCGAACAACCCCGCCACCCGGTTGATGGGCGAACTCGGCCGGCTGGCCGACACCGAGGTCCGGTTCTACCGCGAGCTGTCCCAGGAACTCACCGGGGTGCCGCGGGCCTACGGCACGTCCTTCGACCCTCTCACCGGCCGGTTCGTCATCGTCCTCGAGGACCTCGCCGTCGGCGGGTGCGAGTTCCCCGACACCTTGCATCCGCTGAGCCCCGCCCGGGCCGGTCTCATCGTGGAGCTGCTGGCGCAGCTGCATGCCAAGTTCTGGGGTCGGTTGCCGACTGGCCGCGGGCCGTTGGATTGGCTCTACACCGCCTCCGGCGACAGCACCTCCCTGCTGACCGGAGCACTGATGAACACCTCGGTGAAGCGGCTGGCCGACCGCACCGAGATCCCGGTCGAGAACGGCCGCTTCATCATCGACAACTACCGCGCGGTCGCGACCCTGATCGACACACCGCCGCATACCGTCATGCACGGCGACGCCCACCCCGGCAACGTGTACTTCCGCGACGGCGCGGCCGGGCTGCTGGACTGGCAGGCCGTCCGGCGCGGGCATCCGTGCCGCGAACTGGCCTACACGCTGATCACCGGCATGACCCCGGAGGACCGCCGGGCCTGCCAACGCGACCTGCTCGACCAGTACCGCGGGGCGCTGGCCGCCGGGGGCGGACCCGAACTGGCCGCCGACGACCTGTGGCTGCGGTTCCGGCAGGGTGCGCTGTACGCCTACGTCGCGGCGCTGATCACCGCGGGGCTGGGCGGCATGCAGGTCGAGGACATCGCGATGGAAGGGCTGCGCCGTGCCGTGGCCGCCCTCGATGACCTGGAGACGGTGGCGGCTCTGCAGGCTGCGCTGTAG
- a CDS encoding 1,4-dihydroxy-2-naphthoate polyprenyltransferase: MATVAQWIQGARPRTWTNAIAPVIAGTGAAAALGAAVWWKALLALVVAVALIIGVNYANDYSDGIRGTDDERAGPLRLVGSRLATPRSVRAAAVASLAVGALAGVALALVSNPWLIAVGAVCLAGAWFYTGGSKPYGYSGFGEIAVFVFFGLVAVLGTQYTQALRVDVVGLAAALVMGLLSSAVLVANNLRDIPTDTTSGKITLAVRLGDVRTRRFYVALLVLAAAITVALAWVTPWALLGLLAAALAVRAARPVASGRTGAALIPVLRDTGLTMLVWAIAVALALALG; encoded by the coding sequence ATGGCCACCGTCGCGCAATGGATCCAGGGCGCCCGTCCGCGGACCTGGACCAACGCCATCGCCCCCGTGATCGCCGGCACCGGGGCCGCGGCCGCGCTGGGCGCCGCCGTGTGGTGGAAGGCCCTGCTGGCGTTGGTGGTCGCGGTGGCACTGATCATCGGGGTGAATTACGCCAACGACTATTCCGACGGCATCCGGGGCACCGACGACGAGCGCGCCGGACCGCTGCGGCTGGTCGGATCGCGGCTGGCCACACCGCGTTCGGTGCGCGCGGCGGCGGTGGCGAGCCTGGCGGTCGGCGCGCTTGCCGGGGTGGCGCTGGCGCTGGTGAGCAATCCGTGGCTGATCGCCGTGGGGGCGGTCTGCCTGGCCGGTGCGTGGTTCTACACCGGTGGTTCAAAACCCTACGGGTACAGCGGCTTCGGCGAAATCGCGGTCTTCGTCTTCTTCGGCCTGGTGGCGGTCCTGGGCACGCAGTACACCCAGGCGCTGCGGGTGGACGTGGTGGGGCTGGCGGCGGCGCTGGTGATGGGCTTGTTGTCCTCGGCGGTGCTGGTGGCCAACAACCTGCGCGACATCCCCACCGACACCACATCGGGGAAGATCACGCTGGCGGTGCGCCTCGGCGACGTCCGGACGCGCCGGTTCTATGTGGCGCTGCTGGTGCTGGCCGCCGCAATCACGGTGGCCCTGGCGTGGGTGACGCCGTGGGCGTTGCTGGGCCTGTTGGCCGCCGCCCTAGCGGTGCGCGCCGCGCGGCCGGTGGCCTCGGGCCGCACCGGTGCGGCGCTGATCCCGGTGCTGCGCGACACCGGGCTGACGATGCTGGTGTGGGCGATTGCGGTGGCGCTGGCGCTGGCGCTGGGCTGA
- a CDS encoding DUF4229 domain-containing protein, producing the protein MVLDVLAYIGARLVLVGLLTAVIFYGAHLIGVGDIPLVVAMLFALVIALPLGIWLFAPLRRRATASIAAVDERRRRDREQLQARLRGEDPPPSS; encoded by the coding sequence ATGGTGCTCGACGTGCTCGCCTACATCGGCGCGCGCTTGGTGTTGGTGGGGCTGCTGACTGCCGTCATCTTCTACGGCGCGCACCTGATCGGGGTCGGCGACATCCCGTTGGTGGTCGCCATGCTGTTCGCGTTGGTGATCGCGCTGCCGTTGGGGATCTGGCTGTTCGCGCCGCTGCGTCGCCGCGCCACGGCCAGCATCGCCGCGGTGGACGAGCGTCGTCGCCGGGACCGGGAACAGCTGCAGGCCCGCCTGCGCGGCGAAGACCCGCCGCCGTCGTCGTGA